From the Paenibacillus sp. FSL H8-0548 genome, one window contains:
- a CDS encoding 3'-5' exonuclease: MLDDICCFDFETSGLSPVEDRVVEMAAIRVIKGIQVSEFRTFVKYDGKLVPKITELTGITDEHLVNGMDEKQAFLNLRRVMGPQTLLVAHNATFDLAFLHYAMFRISEITFANPFIDTLTIARDRTPYPHTLTDMCNKYNIDLNGAHRALADVEGTLALLQAMHAEQPVDNFVNKLSYVEKYGKPVWVPAHAELSPVVWRK; the protein is encoded by the coding sequence GTGCTAGACGATATTTGTTGTTTTGATTTTGAAACAAGTGGTCTCAGTCCAGTAGAGGATAGGGTTGTTGAGATGGCAGCGATCCGCGTCATCAAAGGCATTCAGGTTTCCGAATTTCGCACCTTCGTAAAATATGACGGCAAGCTGGTGCCGAAGATCACTGAGCTGACGGGAATCACTGATGAGCATCTGGTTAATGGGATGGATGAGAAGCAAGCCTTCCTTAACCTACGCAGGGTGATGGGCCCGCAGACGCTGCTTGTAGCTCATAATGCAACGTTCGATCTCGCGTTTCTTCATTATGCAATGTTTCGTATTTCGGAGATTACCTTTGCCAATCCATTTATAGACACGCTGACGATTGCTCGGGACCGGACGCCGTACCCGCACACGCTAACCGATATGTGCAACAAATATAACATTGATCTTAATGGAGCTCACCGAGCGCTGGCAGATGTAGAGGGCACGCTGGCGCTGTTGCAAGCAATGCATGCAGAGCAGCCGGTTGATAATTTTGTTAATAAATTGAGCTACGTAGAGAAATACGGAAAACCAGTATGGGTGCCAGCTCATGCCGAGCTATCCCCAGTGGTGTGGAGAAAATAG
- a CDS encoding MBL fold metallo-hydrolase — translation MATIVKVLSTGSEKGSCIYIATEGSSVLIDAGPSKTKIEKLLLVQNYDPTKIDAIFISHEHQDHCAGIAFADKFKIPVYGSVGTLKAIGRLDSGRIVKTNGFTGFASFQNHYMNVKAFNISHDAMEPFGYTVHTADKKVSVLMDTGCVNEEMLVAMEHSDIYVFECNHDIEMLNSNTKYHDGLKYRILSDIGHMSNDAAAEALAKLIQGRGEQIYLTHMSQNNNTADKAEKAVKLALFEKGLVKNKHYKLAVI, via the coding sequence ATGGCAACCATCGTCAAAGTCCTATCAACTGGCTCTGAAAAAGGGTCATGTATCTACATTGCTACGGAAGGGTCCAGTGTCTTAATAGACGCTGGACCTTCCAAAACTAAGATCGAGAAGCTGCTGCTTGTTCAAAACTATGATCCTACTAAGATTGATGCGATATTCATATCACACGAGCATCAAGATCATTGCGCAGGCATTGCTTTCGCCGACAAATTCAAGATTCCGGTCTATGGCAGCGTGGGGACACTCAAGGCGATTGGCAGGCTGGATAGTGGACGGATAGTTAAAACGAATGGGTTTACTGGCTTCGCCTCTTTCCAGAACCACTACATGAACGTGAAAGCTTTCAATATATCTCATGATGCTATGGAGCCTTTTGGTTACACGGTCCATACGGCTGACAAAAAGGTAAGCGTGTTGATGGACACTGGCTGCGTTAACGAAGAAATGCTTGTAGCCATGGAGCACAGCGACATCTACGTGTTCGAATGCAATCATGATATCGAAATGCTCAATTCTAACACGAAATATCATGACGGCTTGAAATATCGGATACTCTCCGACATCGGCCATATGTCTAACGATGCGGCTGCCGAGGCATTAGCCAAGCTGATCCAAGGACGAGGCGAGCAAATCTATTTGACTCACATGAGCCAAAACAACAATACAGCGGATAAAGCCGAAAAGGCTGTAAAGCTGGCTTTGTTCGAAAAGGGACTTGTGAAGAACAAACATTATAAATTGGCGGTGATTTAA
- a CDS encoding RecT family recombinase, translating into MTKAIAPVNTQLLVGNFTQNELETLKGTIAKGTSNEQFALFVQTCASSGLNPFLNQIYCITYNGKDGPVMSIQIAVEGIVALAKKNSQYKGFIASEVKENDEFEIDVVTGEPIHKIKTLQRGKTIGAYCVSYREGTPNMAVIITNDQVEHLLKGRNGSMWKDYFDDMIVKHAIKRSFKRQFGIEVAEDEYINADNASSAPESYVRRDITAEADEVQGQPREIESPPAAAKVNETAQVRQKISTAFKALGVTDKDAQAAYMQANCKVAGEKPTLEELNGLLKVMEMEIAEKAAGDEELE; encoded by the coding sequence ATGACAAAAGCAATCGCTCCTGTAAACACGCAGTTACTTGTCGGAAACTTCACTCAGAACGAATTAGAAACACTGAAAGGCACGATCGCGAAAGGTACAAGCAATGAGCAGTTCGCTCTGTTCGTTCAGACTTGTGCTAGTTCAGGTCTTAATCCTTTCCTTAATCAGATTTATTGCATCACCTACAACGGCAAGGATGGCCCGGTCATGAGCATTCAAATAGCTGTTGAAGGCATCGTCGCTCTCGCCAAGAAGAACTCGCAGTATAAAGGCTTTATAGCTTCTGAGGTCAAGGAAAATGACGAATTCGAAATTGATGTAGTTACTGGCGAACCAATTCACAAGATTAAAACATTACAGCGCGGTAAAACGATTGGGGCTTATTGCGTATCGTACCGCGAAGGCACTCCGAACATGGCGGTTATCATTACGAACGATCAAGTTGAGCACCTTCTGAAAGGCCGTAACGGCAGTATGTGGAAGGATTATTTCGATGACATGATCGTTAAGCATGCGATCAAACGTTCATTCAAACGTCAATTCGGCATCGAGGTAGCTGAGGATGAATATATCAACGCAGATAACGCTTCTAGCGCTCCAGAGTCCTATGTACGCCGCGACATTACAGCAGAGGCTGATGAAGTGCAGGGGCAACCGAGAGAGATTGAGTCTCCTCCTGCTGCTGCCAAGGTAAACGAAACGGCACAGGTTCGGCAGAAGATATCAACAGCGTTTAAGGCACTAGGCGTTACTGATAAAGATGCGCAGGCCGCTTACATGCAAGCTAATTGCAAAGTTGCCGGTGAGAAGCCGACGCTCGAAGAGTTAAACGGACTGCTCAAGGTGATGGAAATGGAAATCGCCGAGAAGGCTGCTGGCGATGAAGAGCTCGAATAA